The Hymenobacter gelipurpurascens DNA window GCACCACCGTATAGCTGCCGCTGGCCACCGGCAGCGCGTAGCTGAACGCACCGTTGGTGCCGTAGCGCTCGGTTTGATAAAGCGCATCGTCGGTGGTAGCGGCGATGGGGGAGGTGACGGAGAAGGTGTTGCCCGGGCTGGGGCTGAAGCCCTGGTCCGCGGAGAAGCTGCCCAGGCTCGTGCTCAGCGCCGCTGTGCTGCCTGCGTTGAGCCGGTAGGCCACGCCGCCCCCGCCACCCGTGGGCGCCGGGTTAACGGTGAGCAGGAAGGCATCGGTGGCCTGTCCGCCCTTGCCGTCGCTGGCCGTCACCTGCAGCGGGTAACTGCCGGCGGCTGGCGGCGTGCCGCTGAACGTGCGCGTCGTAGCATTGAAGCTCAGCCACGACGGCAGCGTGGCTCCGCCCTGCTGGGCGGCCGCGTAGGTTAAGGCGTCGTTGTCGGCGTCGGTGAAGGTGGCGGCCGGGAAGCTGTAGCTGTAGGCCGCCCCGGCCGTGGCGGTTTGGTCCGGGATGGGCGCCGCCACTACCGGCGCCGCGTTATGCGGCGGCGGCGTTCCAAAGCTAAAGACCTCAATTGCTGAAACCTTAGGTCGGTCCATACCGCCATCACTGGCCAAGGCACTGAAATAAATGTTTAATGTACCATCGGAGACGGAAGTGGTAAAGGTCTCCGTAGTGGCCGTAAACGAACCAACTTTGCGAATAATGTCGTAGTTGTCGAGCACCTTGACGTTCTCAATCGACACATCGAACAGGCGCTTGCCGGTGGTAGTCCAATAAATGTCGGCAAAGTGGAGCACGACCGTGTAGGTACCGTTCACGATTGGCAGGGCGTAGCTGAACGTGCCTTGGTTGGAGGGGGAGCTGCGCTCGGTCTGGTAGAGCGCGTCGTCAGTGGTGCCAGCGATGGCGGCCGTAGTGGAATAAGTGAAGCCCGGGGTGGGGGCAAAGTACTGGTCAGCGGCGAAGCTGCCCTGCGACGTCGTCAGGGCCCCTCCGCCGGCGTTGACGCGGTACATGGCAGCCGTGCCCGGGGCAGGGTTGACGGTGAGCGTGACCTGGTCAGCCGGGCTGCTGGCGCCCTTGTTGTCGGTCACTACCAGGGAGAAGACGTAGCGACCGGCCACCAGACCCGAAATGGTCGGGTTGGCCACCGACTTACTGCTGAAGGAAGCCGTGTTAGGCCCGCTGACCTGCGCCCAGCTGTAGGCGCTGATTGTGCCGTCCGCGTCCGTACCCGACCCGCTTAGGCTGGCCGTGCTCGTGGGCAAAGTGATGGCCTGGTCCACGCCCGCATTCGCCACTGGCAGTTGATTGGTGCCCGTTGGAGGGGTATCATCGACCCCGGATGCCCAGAGCACCAGCCGTTGGGCAAATAGGCGGTTTTCGAGCCTGTTTATGTTGGTGCCATCACCATTATTCCAGAAACAGTTCCGGTCGAAATATCCGGCTACTCGGCCCTGACCGACTTTTGCTACCGACAGAGCAGCATCATTTGGCATTAGTGGACCATCCAGGGAATTTAGCTGGGCTTTATCCGCTGGCAGGTAGGCTATGATTGTAGCTGGCGCGGTGGTACGAATTGGGCTGGCTCCTTCGGCCTCAACAGTCAGGCCCGCATTCTGGATGAACCTGTTGATGTAATGGTTACCCGCCCATTGACTAAGCACAAAAGCACCTAAGCCGTTATCGTGCAGAAAGTGCAGTCCGAATTGATCTGTCAGATCATTATCGCTTGAGGAGCCCTCCGAGCTGTTAAGTCCACCATTCTGCCAGCCGAAGGCGGCATCTGACCAGGCAATCAGCCCGCCACCGGCATTAACCCAGGCAGCCACGGCAGTTTTCTCCGCCGCCGTGAAACGCCGGTTATTGGAGCTTAAGATCAATACCTTATAGTTGTTCAGCGTGGCCGCGTCCAGGGTGATGCTGGCGTCCAGGGCTTCCGCGGTTGCAAAGCCTACGTCTACAAGCGCTTGGTTGAACTGCGACATGCCCCGGTCCCCGGTATCCGACAGCTTCATATCGTGGATGGACGGAGGTATACTTCCGTACAGATACAACAGCTTGGGTTTAGTCCCGGAAACAGTGAAAGCGACACTCAGGCTCGCATCCGGATAACCCGCCGCTTTGGCGGTGATGGTGGCCGAGTAGGTGCCGGCCGCGAGCGAACCCGCCGCGGCGGTGATTTTCAGGTCGTTGCCGCCGAGCAAATCAATGGTTCCGCTGCTCGGGCTCACGCTCAACCAGGAAGGAAGAGTGCTGGTGTCAATGGTGTAGGAGGGGCTGCCGCTCAAAGCCCACAGCACCACTTCTTTGGTTGCCGTTGTTCCGGCGGCGGCGGATAAGCTAATGCTGCCCGGGAGAAAGCCGATTTTGTTGTTAGGCGTACGGGGAAAGCTGGTTTTGCGGGTAGTGGTCTGCGGGTTGGTCGCATAGTCAAGTCCCCCATTGGAAACAAAGAGCTCATTGCCAATGGCCTCGGCTGCCGGGCCAAATAAATTAACCGGCAAAGGCCCTTGTTCCGTCCAACTGCCGATGGCAGGATCGAAGGTGGTTACCTTATTGATCACGATGTCGGCACCCGCGCTGGTACGGCCGTTGCGGCCCCCAACCAGGGTTACCTTGCCATCCTGCACAAACGTAGCCGGCTCGCTGTGAGAGCGGATGTAAGGCATGTCCGGCAGGCGAGACCAAGTGTTGGATGAGGGGTCGAATACATGCACATAGCTGACATCGGCGATGGGGCCGTCATGACCGGTCTGGCCGCCCATAGCGTAGATTTTGCCGGCTACATTAGCTGTGGCAAAATGGCACCGCGGCAGTGGCATGCCGGCGGCAGTGGTCCAGCCGGCCGCTTGATTGCTTAGGTCCAGTACATAGTGGGCGTTAGAGCCCGTCTGGCGGTCGTCCAGCAGCCCCCCGAAAGAGTGGAGCTTTCGGCCTACCCGCACCAGGGCATTTCCACCGCTTCTGGTCGGAAGCTTCGGTCCGAAGCTCCAGGTATTGGTTGCTGCATCATAAATCTGCAGCTGATCGGAATTGGGGTCTCCTGCTAGGCCCCCCAGAAAACCACCGGCAACATACACCTTGGTGCCATCAACGGTGATGCCAGCGTGCGTAACCGGGAAAGGCATGTCAGCCAGATACGTCCAGCTATTTGTAGTAGGGTCGTAGACCTCGCACTTAGGGGTTGTGTGAACCGAGCTATTGTCGAAGCCGGAAAACACGTACATCTTGTTGTTGATCATCACACTGAAGCCTACCCACTTAGGCGTGTTGGAAGGAGCCAACAAGGTCCAGTCAGTGGTTTGGCCCCAAACGGCCGCAGGAGCCCAGAGCAAAAGCAGAAAAGCTAATACATGCAGAAGGGCATGCGCTCGTAAAGCGAGGGCAATAGACAGCTTTCTCATGTGATAGGTTCTGGCAATAAGGTTTCTGATCGAATACTTTCGGTGCTTTAGCCTAATCAAGTCGGCGGGGCAGGTCCTTGACCGGGGTAGGTGATGGATACAGGCCGGAAGTATTCGGGTATTTGAATCAGATGTACAGCACGTTTCTCCTGTCAGCGGGTGACTGGCAGGAGAAACGTGGCCTAGACTCAACACCTCGTGGGTGTAAAACGCTGGGACTATTAGGGTTGCCAGAGGAGCTTGAGGGGGTGCGAAAACTGGGCACTATGCAGGCGCAGGTAATACAGACCAGGGGCAGTCAAACGCCCCCCCAGCTCGAGCACCTGCTCAGAGCTGCCCGCAGGCAGCGAGAGCGTGCCTTGGCCCACGGTGGCACCCACGGCCGAGATCAGCTCGTAGGCCACCGGACCAGCGACGGCGGCGCGGAAGGCCAAGTGGAAACGGCCGGAAGCCGAGGGGTTGGGATAGACTTCGACGGCGGCCGGCGCGGCCACCGCTGCCGTGGCCGTGGCCAGGGCGGCGGGGCGGGCGGCCTGGTTGGTGACGGAGAAGGCCAGCGTCAGCGCCGTGCCGGCCGTGCCATTGGCGTTGTTGCCGGTGTACGGGGTGGCCGTGAGCGTATACGTCCCCAGCGGGGGCCGCCAAGCCGTGTAGTTGCCATTGGCGTCGTCGGGTAGGGCGTAGGGGGGCTTGCGGTCCGTGGTTCGTTGCGTCTGCGCGCCGCTTAAGCTCAAGAGCACACTGCCCACGGTGGCGGGGGAGGTGTTGGCGCGGATACTCAGGTTCTGCGTGGGCAGCGTGGCCAGGTTGAGCACGTCATTGGCCACCAGCTGGCGGATGGGCTGGTCGGAGTCCGCGTTGATGAGCGTGAAGCTGACCACCTGCTGGCCACTGCTGGTCGGGGCCGGATTCACCGTCACGGTTACCGAACTCGGCGAACTGCTCAAGCCCTTGCTGTCGGTCACGACCAGGGCAAACACATAGGAGCCGGCCACCAGGCTCGATACGGTCGGGTTGGCCACCGTCTTGCCGCTAAAGGCAGCCGTGGTGGGTCCGCTGGACTGGCTCCAGCTGTAGCCCGTGATGGTCGCCCCGCTGGCCGCCGTGCCCGAGCCCGACAGGGTCGTGCTGCTGGTCGGCAAGGTGATGGTCTGATTGCTTCCCGCACTGGCTA harbors:
- a CDS encoding PKD domain-containing protein — protein: TVASPTVSGLAAGSYVFALVVTDSKGLPSSPSSVTVTVNPAPTSSPPVASAGANQTITLPTSSVTLAGSGTAASGATITAYSWSQSSGPNTATFSSKTIANPTVSGLVAGSYVFALVVTDSKGLTSSPSSVTVTVNPAPTSTPPVASAGSNQTITLPTSSTTLSGSGTAASGATITGYSWSQSSGPTTAAFSGKTVANPTVSSLVAGSYVFALVVTDSKGLSSSPSSVTVTVNPAPTSSGQQVVSFTLINADSDQPIRQLVANDVLNLATLPTQNLSIRANTSPATVGSVLLSLSGAQTQRTTDRKPPYALPDDANGNYTAWRPPLGTYTLTATPYTGNNANGTAGTALTLAFSVTNQAARPAALATATAAVAAPAAVEVYPNPSASGRFHLAFRAAVAGPVAYELISAVGATVGQGTLSLPAGSSEQVLELGGRLTAPGLYYLRLHSAQFSHPLKLLWQP
- a CDS encoding malectin domain-containing carbohydrate-binding protein, producing the protein MRKLSIALALRAHALLHVLAFLLLLWAPAAVWGQTTDWTLLAPSNTPKWVGFSVMINNKMYVFSGFDNSSVHTTPKCEVYDPTTNSWTYLADMPFPVTHAGITVDGTKVYVAGGFLGGLAGDPNSDQLQIYDAATNTWSFGPKLPTRSGGNALVRVGRKLHSFGGLLDDRQTGSNAHYVLDLSNQAAGWTTAAGMPLPRCHFATANVAGKIYAMGGQTGHDGPIADVSYVHVFDPSSNTWSRLPDMPYIRSHSEPATFVQDGKVTLVGGRNGRTSAGADIVINKVTTFDPAIGSWTEQGPLPVNLFGPAAEAIGNELFVSNGGLDYATNPQTTTRKTSFPRTPNNKIGFLPGSISLSAAAGTTATKEVVLWALSGSPSYTIDTSTLPSWLSVSPSSGTIDLLGGNDLKITAAAGSLAAGTYSATITAKAAGYPDASLSVAFTVSGTKPKLLYLYGSIPPSIHDMKLSDTGDRGMSQFNQALVDVGFATAEALDASITLDAATLNNYKVLILSSNNRRFTAAEKTAVAAWVNAGGGLIAWSDAAFGWQNGGLNSSEGSSSDNDLTDQFGLHFLHDNGLGAFVLSQWAGNHYINRFIQNAGLTVEAEGASPIRTTAPATIIAYLPADKAQLNSLDGPLMPNDAALSVAKVGQGRVAGYFDRNCFWNNGDGTNINRLENRLFAQRLVLWASGVDDTPPTGTNQLPVANAGVDQAITLPTSTASLSGSGTDADGTISAYSWAQVSGPNTASFSSKSVANPTISGLVAGRYVFSLVVTDNKGASSPADQVTLTVNPAPGTAAMYRVNAGGGALTTSQGSFAADQYFAPTPGFTYSTTAAIAGTTDDALYQTERSSPSNQGTFSYALPIVNGTYTVVLHFADIYWTTTGKRLFDVSIENVKVLDNYDIIRKVGSFTATTETFTTSVSDGTLNIYFSALASDGGMDRPKVSAIEVFSFGTPPPHNAAPVVAAPIPDQTATAGAAYSYSFPAATFTDADNDALTYAAAQQGGATLPSWLSFNATTRTFSGTPPAAGSYPLQVTASDGKGGQATDAFLLTVNPAPTGGGGGVAYRLNAGSTAALSTSLGSFSADQGFSPSPGNTFSVTSPIAATTDDALYQTERYGTNGAFSYALPVASGSYTVVLHFAELYWTAAGQRVFDVSAEGQKVLTAYDIVKKVGALTATTETFS